The DNA sequence CACCTGACCGAGCGATCCCCCACGGTTCGGCGTCCCCGGGTACCGGAGCGCCTCATCCACATCATCCCGTGGATATCACATCATCCCGACATGCCCGATGCCGTGGTCCGTCGCGCGCCAGGTGCCGGGGAGGTGTACCGCCCAGTCACCGACCCGGCGCACGACCGGTTCCGGGGCGGCTACTCCGGCTACTTGCAGGACCCCGACGGCCACCTCCGGGAGATCGCATGGAACCCTGCGTGGGAGACGGAGACCTGAAACGCACTCCCGTCCATGGATCTCATGCGAGTCCGACACGGTGAGGCACGGTGATGACCGTGCCGGCCTCTCGCGGGCCCTGTGTCTCGGGGTAGTGGGTGACGGACAGGATGCGGTCTTCGTCGCTAGAGACGTATGGACCGCCGGATAGCATCGCCTCGGACGTGCTGCCGGGTTCGCAGGGTCAGCTGGCGGTCGATGCGTTCACGGCATGCCCGGCGGGGGCTTTGGAATTCGTGTCTGCCGCCGCACCAGACCAGCAGCGCTTCGCTGCCGGGGATTTTGAGCACCATTCGTCACTGCAGCCTGTAGAGGCACGACGGTCGTCGTCGGGAATGGCACCGATCGGTGTGGCTCCCTGCAACGACGGTCGGCGGGTTCGCTGTTGCCTCGTACCTCTCAGCGGGAGCTCGACAGATTCCCGGACGCCGTTCCTGGCCCAACTGTGTGCGTCGATAGGGCCGACCGCCCGTCTCGCTGCCACTTCCTTCGTGCCGCAACAAGACCTGTTGACCCGCCTGCTCGGGGACCCTCTGCCGGAGCGGGTTTGCGCTCCGAGCACAAATCGTCGCCTGACTGCACCGGGCGTACGCCCGCCGCATCAGCCACCGCGACGGTCGGCTTCGGACAGTGCCCCAGCAAGACGGTCTGCGATGCGTTGGCGCTGCTCGAGCCCGGTGGAGTCCACCGGACCAGAGCGTGTCCCGCGAGGTGGCACGGTGGCGGCGACGTGGACGTGCACGTGCGGGACGGATTGGTAGGTGGAAACCCCATTGTTCTGCCAGACCGCGATGCCTTCCACGTCGTAGCAGAGTGCGACCGCCCGGGCGACCCGCGTCACGGTCGCGAACAGCACAGCCGCCTCACGCTCGTACAGCTCTAGGATCGTGGGCACGTGACGAGTGGGCACCACCAGCAC is a window from the Actinomycetota bacterium genome containing:
- a CDS encoding HIT domain-containing protein, with amino-acid sequence MGRLVYPAAARTADTAVLVTAEKRGDPHVLVVPTRHVPTILELYEREAAVLFATVTRVARAVALCYDVEGIAVWQNNGVSTYQSVPHVHVHVAATVPPRGTRSGPVDSTGLEQRQRIADRLAGALSEADRRGG